The genomic stretch AAAAAAAAAGTTTTTTTTTTTTTTTTTTTTTTTTTTTTGGCGAAAAAAAAGGCAATTTAAGCGCCGCCCAGGCGCACGCCGAACTCGGCGCCACTTATTTTTTTTTTTTGAGAAAAAAAAAATTTTTTTTTTTTTTTTTTTTTAAAAAGCGAGAAAAAAGTAGGAGAAAAAAAAAAAAAAAAAAAACTGCACTGTATTTTTTTTTAGTAAAAAAAAAAAAAAAAAAAAAAAAGAGAGAGAGAAACATTTATTTTTTTTTTTTTTTTCGCTGGAACACCAGCATTTCTCGGAAAGCGGAAAGGAATCACTTTCTGGCTGGGTTGCCCGAAAGCTTGCGCCGTTGCGACGGGTCTTGTCGCTTTGATTTTTTGCCGCTTCCCGGACTGGAATTTGCCTGCGGTCGCTGCGACTGGGCGGCACAGCTGCTGCGGACAGCATAATGCGGCAAGATTTATATGACGGCTATGCAGCCTACTGGCAGGAATGGCAGGAACAGCAGAGAAGGGCAGCCCTGCCAGCTATTTTCAGTTTACTGTTGCAAGAGGAGGCTGCGGAGTGAACATGGCAAGATCACCAGTAAGGAAGGTGGACAAAAAGATGTAGCAAGCAGGTGCAAATGAAGTTATAACAGAATACTAACCTCTTAATAATCATCAACCACGTTGAGGAGATCCCATGCTTCGTCAACCCGCAGTTGCTGACAGGTTCTACGATGGTGACCCGACCAAGCTCCATAAATCTCTCAAGGGACTGATCCCTGAAAGTTCCGAAAAAATCTCGGCCAAGGCCATACTTTCGCCCCATGCAGGCTATATCTATTCAGGAGGGGTGGCTGGGGAGACCTTTGCTCGGATCAACATTCCCGAGACTGTGATTCTTCTCGGTCCCAATCATCACGGCCAAGGCATGCCTCTTGCTGTGGGGACTCAAGACTGGGATATGCCGCTGGGGCAAGTGCCGTTGGCAAACGACCTCGCTCAAGACCTGATCAACTCTTCTTCCCTCTTCACTGCTGACGACACGCCGCATCTCTATGAACATTCGCTGGAAGTCCAGGTCCCCTTTCTCCAGTATTTCCAAAAGAACCTCCACATCCTACCGGTGGTGGTTTCCCGGCTTTCTTTACGACAATGCCACCAGGCCGCTACCGAACTGGCCCAGGCTATCCGGCGCTCCAACCGCCCTACCCTGCTGGTCGCCAGTACAGACATGACCCATTACCTCTCTCGCCAGCAGGCCTCAAAACAGGACCATCTTGCCTTGGATCATATTCTGGATCTTGATGCAGCCGGGCTCTATGATACGGTGTTGTCCCACCACATCTCCATGTGCGGCATCATTCCCACCACCATTACCCTGCTGGCAGCGGCGGAGCTCGGGGCTGAACAGGCCGAACTTGTCCGGTACACGGATTCTGGAGAGATCAGCGGCGATACAGAGCAGGTTGTCGGCTATGCCGGAGTGATTATTCGCTGAAAAAATTGCGCACGGGCTTATCAGGAATAATTCCCTTGAGCCAACACCTCTCTGGGCCGAGAGCCATCTGAAGGACCGACCACCCCGTCTCGCTCCATCATCTCAATCATCCGGGCCGCCCGGTTATACCCTACCCGCAGCCGCCGCTGGACCATAGAAATGGAGGCCTGGCCGGTCTCGGTCACCACAGCAACGGCCTCATCATATTTCTCGTCATATTCCGTCTCTCCATCCTCACCGCCTGCCGCCTCCTCCTCCACCATCTGAAGCACAGTCTCGTCATACTCCGCAGCACCCTGTTGCTTGAGAAAGCCAATAATTCGCTCTGTTTCTTCCTCGGAGATAAAAGCCCCGTGGATACGCTTCAGCTTGGCAGCCCCTGGCGGCAGAAAGAGCATATCACCGTTACCCAAAAGATGCTCAGCCCCGGAGCCATCCAAGATAGTCCTGGAATCCACCTTAGAAGAGACCTTAAAAGAAATCCTAGTGGGAAAGTTAGCCTTAATCAGACCGGTGAGCACATCCACAGAAGGCCGCTGAGTCGCCAAAATAATATGCATACCAGCGGCCCGCGCCATCTGCGCCAACCGGGCGATGGAGGTCTCCACATCCTTGGAAGCCACCATCATCAGATCTGCCAATTCATCAACAATAATGACAATATAAGGAAGTTTCTCCTCTGCCACTTCGTTATAGGAGGTAAAAGACTTAACCCGAAGCGCCTCCAGCAGTTTATAACGCCGTTCCATCTCACGCACAGCCCAGATCAGGGCACGGCTGGCCATTTTCGGTTCGACCACCACAGGATGGAGCAGATGGGGAATCCCCTCGTAGACCGACAATTCAATCCGTTTCGGATCAATCATCAAGAGACGAACCATGTCTGGGGTCGCTTTATAGAGAATGGAACATATAAAAGCGTTAATAGCCACAGACTTACCGGCACCGGTGGCCCCAGCAATGAGCAGATGAGGCATCCTGGTCAGATCCGCCACAGCAGGTTTGCCGATGGAATCAACGCCCAGAGCAACAGTCAGGTAGGAGGCAGAACGACGGTAGGCATTACTCAGCAGGATATCGCGAAAGAACACGGTCTTTCGTTCCGGGTTAGGAATTTCTATACCAATGGCGGCCTTGCCCGGAATTGACCCCACAACCCTGACCCGATCCACTTTAAGAACCATTGCCACATCATCGGCAAGATTGACAACCTTGTTGATCTTCACACCAGCAGCCGGGGCAAACTCATAGGTGGTGACCACCGGGCCAGGAGAAACCCCGACCACATCTCCCTTCACCGAGAAGTCCAGTAATTTGGCAACCAATTTTTCACTCACACTATAATAATGTTTCCGATCAACCTCCAAATCGCTCTGGGTGTTCTTTTCAAGGAGAGAGATCGGTGGCAAATGAAACTCCCCTGTTCGTCCAGCTGGCGAGTTCACAGCAACTCGGTCATTCTCTGTCTCCATGACCGTCTCTCTCTTGACCGGTTCATGAACCGCTGGCAAGCCCTGGGAGGTCTCCAACCTTTTCTCCACTGCACTGAATACCTTCTTTGCAGATTGCAACACGGGCAGAGCCGTCACAGGACGAGGGCGGTTGATCGTCAGGGAAGCAGGTCGTTCCGCCAGCCGCTTCTGCCGCTCTGTCTTCCAGGTGATAATCCTTTCCCCTGTCCACTCCTTGCCAGCAGATATCTTCTCCACAACCAACGGCGTTTGCTCCCAGAACCAGAGGGCCGAGGCAAGAGGGGAAAAACGGATTGAGGCCATGAGAGAAAAAATCAGGACCAAAACCAAAATCAGGACAGATCCGACAACTCCCAAAGCACTTTCTAGGCCGCCTCGCAGCAGATCGCCCAGATATCCACCAGGGAGGATGAACTCGGACGGGAAAAAAATCTGCTCAGCGCCAGCCAATAACCCGGAAGCTGCAAGCAGGGTACCGGTACCACCGGCAAGAATATAGGGAAGACGATCAAGGGTTGTTGAAACGGTGAACACCGCCGCCGCCACATAGAAAAAAAGGAGAACAGGAAAAAACGAGATAACGCCGACAAAGGAAAAGAGGTAAAAGGCCGTATAAAACCCCACACCGCCGCACCAATTTCCTCCTGCGGCAGGCAATGTCGGTTGCGTCGCAAAAATTGGCAAAACGTAACTGACAAGACTGAGCAGAAGAAAAATTCCAAGAAAACAGCAGGTAATTACTACTGATTCTCTATACAGCTCTGTTCCCTGTTTGTATTCCTTAAGCATAGTGTTTAAAAATCCAAGAAAAAAGGCAAAGAAACAGGATGAAATTTCCGCCTTACGACGGCTCAATAATCTCAAGCATCCTTTACTTCAAGACGCTCCATCTCCTTCTTGTAACAAATGGGGCAGACGCCGTGGCTGAACATCGCTTGAGAATGTTCAGATATATACTCTTCTACCTGCTGCCAATACCCTTCATCGTTACGAATCTGCTTACAATAGGAACAAATAGGCAAAATTCCGTTCAAGGTTTTTATCTCGTCCAGCGCCGCTTCCAACTCTCTTTCCCGTTTCCGCAACGTAATATGGGTATTAATACGAGCCAGCACCTCTACCTGTTGAAAAGGTTTAGTAATATAATCAACTGCTCCGACTGAAAAACCAGTCACCTTATCTCCCACACTATCCAGTGCGGTCATAAAAATGATCGGCAGAGCAGCCAGCTTCTTATCAGCCTTGATCCTCCTGCATATCTCAAAACCGTTCATCCCCGGCATCATCACATCCAGTAAGACAAGATCCGGTTGAATCTTCGGCAGAATATCCAATGCCCGCTGACCGCTATCCACCATATATACCCGGTAATCATGCTCCTGTAAAAAGGAAAGCAGCACCTTGAGATTGGCAGGTTGGTCATCAACTACGAGTATTGCGTCTTGTTCGGATTGCATAACTCCTTACTCCGGTTCGCCGCGATAAAATTCAACAGTTCTGTAAATTGAAATTCATCGAAATATTTCCTGAGATGGTTACAGAAGACTGAGTATTTCCCCGAATCCATTTCGCATATCTCTTGTATCTTTGTGCCGATCCCGTTAATGTCGCCTATTTCGACAAGGACAACCAGCTCATCCAGTACCTCTGACAGGGGCATGATGCAGTCTTCTGGAATGACCGTCTCTTTTTTTCCGCCGTATATCAATTTGACAGACAGGTGAGTCGCCATAGTCTCAAAAAGTTTCCTCGCTGAATAGGGCTTCCCGACAACATCACAGAAACCGTGCTCCAAACATTGCTGTCGCAGTGCCCTTTCCTCTGTCACCAAGGTTGCAAGTGCAATCATCGGAATATGAGCTAAGTCCTTATGCTGCTTTATTTGGAACCCCGCCTGCAAAACCTCTTGTGCAGATCTTGCAGGTATTGGCAAATCCATCAGGAGAATATCCGGCTGCACAGCCTTACATCTCTCTACGATCTTTTCACCGTCCTTGACTTCATACACAACAAAACCCACTGATTCGAGAATATCCCTCAGCACAGCCCGATTGGACGGCGCATCATCAACAACCAAAATCTGCTGTTTCCTCCCGGATTCTTCCAGAGAGATATAGCCGGTCACAGGCGACTGAAACGGGTCCGAGGTTTCATTATGCAGGAACGGCACTTCCAAGGTAAAGAAAAAGCGGCTGCCCGGCCCTTCACAGCCTGTGACTTCCCGGCCCAGCGGACTGAGGAGTTGAAGATCCCCTCCCATAAGATGCACCAACTGTGAGCTGATAGACAATCCCAGCCCGGTTCCTTCACTGTGGTGTAATCGTTCACCGACCTGACGAAACGGTTCAAAGATTATTTCCTGGTCTTCCGGCGCAATTCCTGGACCGCTGTCCTCCACCTCGAAGGTTAACAGGACCCTATCATTTTCTCCTCTACTCTCACCTCGAACCAAGAGCGTGCAATACCCGCATTCGGTAAATTTCACTGCATTGGAAAGCAGATTGAGGAGAACCTGACGCAACCGCAACCCGTCCACGAGGATGGTGAACGGGACCTCGCCCTCAACAACATAGCGGAAATCAAGCCCTTTCTCCTTGGTACGAAGTTCTATAATATCCTTTATATCATGGAGAAAGGAAAGAGGATGTACCTCTGCTTCCACAACCTCAAGCTTTCCATATTCTATCTTAGAAATATCCAGGATATCATTGATCAGGAGCAGGAGATGTTCACCGGCCCGATGGATGGTTCTTATGCCGTTTCGCTGCTTGGCTGTAAAGGTGCCATCTCTTAAGAAAATTTGCGTATAACCGAGAATAGCGTTCAAGGGGGTTCGCAGTTCATGAGTTATATTGGAAAGAAAAGCTGATTTAGCCCTACTGGCTGCTTCGGCCTTCTCCGCAGCCTCGTGTAACCATGTAATATCATGACCAATCCCCAATATCCCTGCAACGGTTCCATCCTCAAAAATCAAGGGCGTCTTGGTCGTCTGAAGCAGTACTTTTGCCCCGTCAGAGACAAAGGTAACCCATTCTTCATTCATCACAGATCTACCGGCATCAGCAGCAACACGATCATTTTTCCTGAAAAAATCGGCCTGTTCTTGGTCAGTAAAATCATAATCCGTCTTGCCGATGATCTCATCTTCCGAAACTCCGTACAACTGCTCTAAACGAGGGTTACAAACAAGATATATCCCGTCGATATCCTTAAGCCAGAGCAAGTCCGGAACGGTTTCAATAATCAGTCGGCTCAGCCGCTGCATATAATGCAGCTGCCTTTCAGCAGATTTTTTTTCTGTTATATCGATCCAAGTGGATCGGGTGTGAAGAATTTTTCCATTCTTATCCCGAACAGCAGAGACATTGAGTAAAACATCAACCTTCTCCCCATCCCGTCGCTTCAACTGCAACTCTGCATTGTTGACAACTCCTGTTTCAAGAAAGGAGTCAAAGGCCTTGCGGGCATCGGGCAGACTGTCAGGATGATAGATGGCAAAAATCTCTCTCCCTTCAAGTTCCTCTCGGCTATAACAAAGTTTTTCCGCCAAGGTTTGATTACAAGTTAATATTGTTTCCGTCTTCGCATCAACCGAACACATCATATTCGGAGAATGATGATACAGATCCCTGTACGCCTCCCTGCTTTCAACAAGCTGTCGTTTGAGTTGCCAGCGGTCCAGATTGAACTGAATCAGGCGCTCAAGCAGGGTATCAGTCAACTCGGATTTAGGCAGGCAGTCATCAGCTCCTTTCCTGATAACGTTGAGGATGGTTTGCTCATCATCCAGAGACGTCAGCACAATGACCGGACAGGGGGCAACCAAGGAGGAGAGCTGATCAAGGGTCTCACTGATCGTACTGTCCCTGAGCGACAAATCAATGAACAGCAGATCAAATGGATCCACCTTCAGGGTAGCAAATCCGCCCTCCAAGGTTCGATGATGCACAACTCGGGCACCACGATAGGCGGTCAGCTCAAGATTGGCCAGAAACAGATCGGCATGATCAGGATTATCCTCAATCAGGAGTATGCTCGGCTCCTTTTCAGGCATCGCTTCGATCCGTATCCTGCGCCAAATGGTGCTGATTTAATTCCCAGTACTGCAAAATTTCGCTAATGACCTCTCCGTATCGGTCAGCCTCCATCGGTTTGACAATATAACTATTGGCATAATTCTTCAGGGCCTGCTTAATGTCCTTTCCAGAGTTGGAGGTAGAAAAAATCACCACCGGAATTCCGGCCAGCCGCTTGCTGCCTTTAATGCGGGCTAAAATATCAAGCCCGTCATACTTGGGCAATTTCAGATCCAGCAGAACCAGCCAAGGGAGGCGCTGTTGCGGAGAGGCTTCTACCTGCTCGAGATAAGTCATAGCCGCAGCCCCATCACGGAGGCGGTCAACACGAATCCTGTCACTGTAATCCGTAATATAGAACTCGGCAAGTTCAGCATGATCATCGCTATCCTCAACCAGCAAAAGTTGCTCAGTTCTTGGCTCACTCATTCACTCCCCCTGATTCATTTACTATATCATTCATGTTATCGGGATGTTGCTTAGGAAAGATGAGACGAAAAACAGCGCCCTCTCCCTCGGTTTGTGGCTCCAGCTGAATATCGCCCCTATGAAATTTCATGATTTTTTTGACCACAGCCAGGCCGACACCGGTTCCTTCTGTATCAACGTCAAGACGATAAAAAAGCCCGAAAACCTTTTTATGATATTCCGAGGGGATCCCAGGGCCATTATCTTTACAAAAAATATACCACCAATCTTCATCCTCGGCGGCATGTATTTCAAGCCTCCCGCCCGCCTCATTATGCGCATATTTGAAAGCATTGGAAAGAATATTTTCAAAAACCTGAAGAATTCTACTTTCATTTGCATAAATAACAGGAAGATCCGTCATGAGCAGGAAGGAGAACCCCGCATTCCGCAACCGTATGCTCTGATTTTCAGCAAAGACAGTAAGCAGCTCATTCAGATCAAGCAATTTTTTTGCCATATCCATCCTGCCCACTCGACTGAGTTCCAGCAGATCTCTGATGAGCTGGCTCATCCGCTCATTGGCACTGACCACCCTGTCCAGTTTAGCCACGGCCTGCTCATACTTTCCCTGGCTGGCAAGCTTACGAATAATACTGATAAAGCCCATACTGGTCACAATGGGAGATTTCAGATCATGGGAGACAGTATACACAAACTGCTCCAGCTCCTCATTAGACCGCCTGAGCTCCTTCCTGCTCTCTTCAAGAGCAATATTTCTCAGCTTAAAACTCCCGGCTGCGATGGTCAGTTCTCCCAATTCATCTCGAAGTACATATTCTGGAATCTCAGCCTCTGAAGAACCGGAAGCAAGCCTTCTGAAAGTTTGGCTCAAGCGATTGAGGGGAACAGTAATGCTCCGGCTGATAAGAAAGGAAAAGAAGCCTATAAAAAGGAGCAAACTTATTGCCGAGAAGAACAAGAAGCGAGAAATAGCAGTAATATTGTCGAGCATCTGTTCCTGGAGATACTCAGATCTTCCTGATATCATGGACGAGAGCCGTTTTGCCTGATAGATTGTTTCATAGGCCTGGGCTGACATCACCACATTCACCAGATAAAGATAACCGCGCGTCCGCTGGACCGCCTCAAGAAAGCTGCTCTCATAACTAGCAAGCACAGCTGTAATCTCCTCCAGTCGCTCAAAGTCGCTTTGAGGCTGCTGCAATAATGTATCAATAACCTCTCTGGTTTCCAGAATACTCTCTGTGGCCGCATGAACAAAACTACCATCCAGCGAATCAAAATAACGATAGGCGTTTTTTTCAATCTGCAAAAGAAAATTCAACATTCGATAATACTGCAAGGTTCTGTCAATATCATTCTCCTGCAAGTTTGCAATCCGTTCCTCTATAAGCAGCTGAGCTTTTGTCGCCTGCTTACG from Candidatus Electrothrix communis encodes the following:
- a CDS encoding HAMP domain-containing sensor histidine kinase, yielding MGKRIYSGYFVTGIVALVIALLSYGSLRKLVGDFHSVITFSRYAEEIMSFSSQMSEMQRQALIYIYSGHNAAGDRVGEVYVGMLEGIGQIKGEEQLDTRDYLQETKKYLHTYYNSFQEVRTQRDIQQRLVRREFRKQATKAQLLIEERIANLQENDIDRTLQYYRMLNFLLQIEKNAYRYFDSLDGSFVHAATESILETREVIDTLLQQPQSDFERLEEITAVLASYESSFLEAVQRTRGYLYLVNVVMSAQAYETIYQAKRLSSMISGRSEYLQEQMLDNITAISRFLFFSAISLLLFIGFFSFLISRSITVPLNRLSQTFRRLASGSSEAEIPEYVLRDELGELTIAAGSFKLRNIALEESRKELRRSNEELEQFVYTVSHDLKSPIVTSMGFISIIRKLASQGKYEQAVAKLDRVVSANERMSQLIRDLLELSRVGRMDMAKKLLDLNELLTVFAENQSIRLRNAGFSFLLMTDLPVIYANESRILQVFENILSNAFKYAHNEAGGRLEIHAAEDEDWWYIFCKDNGPGIPSEYHKKVFGLFYRLDVDTEGTGVGLAVVKKIMKFHRGDIQLEPQTEGEGAVFRLIFPKQHPDNMNDIVNESGGVNE
- a CDS encoding PAS domain S-box protein, translating into MPEKEPSILLIEDNPDHADLFLANLELTAYRGARVVHHRTLEGGFATLKVDPFDLLFIDLSLRDSTISETLDQLSSLVAPCPVIVLTSLDDEQTILNVIRKGADDCLPKSELTDTLLERLIQFNLDRWQLKRQLVESREAYRDLYHHSPNMMCSVDAKTETILTCNQTLAEKLCYSREELEGREIFAIYHPDSLPDARKAFDSFLETGVVNNAELQLKRRDGEKVDVLLNVSAVRDKNGKILHTRSTWIDITEKKSAERQLHYMQRLSRLIIETVPDLLWLKDIDGIYLVCNPRLEQLYGVSEDEIIGKTDYDFTDQEQADFFRKNDRVAADAGRSVMNEEWVTFVSDGAKVLLQTTKTPLIFEDGTVAGILGIGHDITWLHEAAEKAEAASRAKSAFLSNITHELRTPLNAILGYTQIFLRDGTFTAKQRNGIRTIHRAGEHLLLLINDILDISKIEYGKLEVVEAEVHPLSFLHDIKDIIELRTKEKGLDFRYVVEGEVPFTILVDGLRLRQVLLNLLSNAVKFTECGYCTLLVRGESRGENDRVLLTFEVEDSGPGIAPEDQEIIFEPFRQVGERLHHSEGTGLGLSISSQLVHLMGGDLQLLSPLGREVTGCEGPGSRFFFTLEVPFLHNETSDPFQSPVTGYISLEESGRKQQILVVDDAPSNRAVLRDILESVGFVVYEVKDGEKIVERCKAVQPDILLMDLPIPARSAQEVLQAGFQIKQHKDLAHIPMIALATLVTEERALRQQCLEHGFCDVVGKPYSARKLFETMATHLSVKLIYGGKKETVIPEDCIMPLSEVLDELVVLVEIGDINGIGTKIQEICEMDSGKYSVFCNHLRKYFDEFQFTELLNFIAANRSKELCNPNKTQYS
- the amrB gene encoding AmmeMemoRadiSam system protein B, giving the protein MLRQPAVADRFYDGDPTKLHKSLKGLIPESSEKISAKAILSPHAGYIYSGGVAGETFARINIPETVILLGPNHHGQGMPLAVGTQDWDMPLGQVPLANDLAQDLINSSSLFTADDTPHLYEHSLEVQVPFLQYFQKNLHILPVVVSRLSLRQCHQAATELAQAIRRSNRPTLLVASTDMTHYLSRQQASKQDHLALDHILDLDAAGLYDTVLSHHISMCGIIPTTITLLAAAELGAEQAELVRYTDSGEISGDTEQVVGYAGVIIR
- a CDS encoding response regulator produces the protein MSEPRTEQLLLVEDSDDHAELAEFYITDYSDRIRVDRLRDGAAAMTYLEQVEASPQQRLPWLVLLDLKLPKYDGLDILARIKGSKRLAGIPVVIFSTSNSGKDIKQALKNYANSYIVKPMEADRYGEVISEILQYWELNQHHLAQDTDRSDA
- a CDS encoding DNA translocase FtsK 4TM domain-containing protein gives rise to the protein MLKEYKQGTELYRESVVITCCFLGIFLLLSLVSYVLPIFATQPTLPAAGGNWCGGVGFYTAFYLFSFVGVISFFPVLLFFYVAAAVFTVSTTLDRLPYILAGGTGTLLAASGLLAGAEQIFFPSEFILPGGYLGDLLRGGLESALGVVGSVLILVLVLIFSLMASIRFSPLASALWFWEQTPLVVEKISAGKEWTGERIITWKTERQKRLAERPASLTINRPRPVTALPVLQSAKKVFSAVEKRLETSQGLPAVHEPVKRETVMETENDRVAVNSPAGRTGEFHLPPISLLEKNTQSDLEVDRKHYYSVSEKLVAKLLDFSVKGDVVGVSPGPVVTTYEFAPAAGVKINKVVNLADDVAMVLKVDRVRVVGSIPGKAAIGIEIPNPERKTVFFRDILLSNAYRRSASYLTVALGVDSIGKPAVADLTRMPHLLIAGATGAGKSVAINAFICSILYKATPDMVRLLMIDPKRIELSVYEGIPHLLHPVVVEPKMASRALIWAVREMERRYKLLEALRVKSFTSYNEVAEEKLPYIVIIVDELADLMMVASKDVETSIARLAQMARAAGMHIILATQRPSVDVLTGLIKANFPTRISFKVSSKVDSRTILDGSGAEHLLGNGDMLFLPPGAAKLKRIHGAFISEEETERIIGFLKQQGAAEYDETVLQMVEEEAAGGEDGETEYDEKYDEAVAVVTETGQASISMVQRRLRVGYNRAARMIEMMERDGVVGPSDGSRPREVLAQGNYS
- a CDS encoding response regulator: MQSEQDAILVVDDQPANLKVLLSFLQEHDYRVYMVDSGQRALDILPKIQPDLVLLDVMMPGMNGFEICRRIKADKKLAALPIIFMTALDSVGDKVTGFSVGAVDYITKPFQQVEVLARINTHITLRKRERELEAALDEIKTLNGILPICSYCKQIRNDEGYWQQVEEYISEHSQAMFSHGVCPICYKKEMERLEVKDA